In Hemicordylus capensis ecotype Gifberg chromosome 4, rHemCap1.1.pri, whole genome shotgun sequence, the genomic window tctgtcactggcttctggttggcttgcaatctccttccttcttggttggcttgttatcatccaGATCAAATATTGTCAtgtgcaactgtgcccccattggtagGGAGagtcaggagggaggggggagccaaaggagggattttcaaaatctATTTAAGgaactgcttggaggcagagagagccatatTTTTGGTGCCTCCGGAgaggagaaggatcagagagagtcagagagagacagagactacATCAGCTCAGCGTTGCTGGGTGCCCTGTGGCCTAACTGCTTTTTCTTTCCTTGCCAACCCAActccttttttatttctttttattattattattgtaccagcaagcccagtggctttaactgggtgatGCTGTGTTTTGAAGGGTTTTTCCCCCTTCTGCGGATTTTTTGCaacccagtggctttaactgggtgctgctttgaattaTTTTTCCTTCTTTGGATCCCCGCCCccttaattgtaccagcagccccagtggctttaactaggggtgtgcacaaactgtttaatcctgaactggttcaccttgaACCTTTAGTTAACATTTTCTTTGTGGCCATGAGAAATTTTATGATAAAAGTGTTAACTTCCACATGGATGTCAGGATGCCTTCTGACACTTAAGCTATCTCTGAGCAGCTTAAGGAAAGCTGTGGGCACTTTTTGGGAAAGTGCCGGCAGAGGGAAAGTGGTGAGGCAGAGATGGGCATGTAGGAAACACCCTCCCTGTCTCTTAaagtaaccccacccccaccctggcctcctggaagtgcatggaaccagttctgtgcacatccctgcctttTGGTATAGATtgtccaccagggcaaccaaagcagtttcagtcccaaaaccaggcctgaagcctTACTGACATAGATCTAGGTAACCTATTATTCAGAAGTACCTGATGACTATTGCTACCACCTGTTTGATCATCTTACCCAAGAATTGTACATTAGAGGCTGGCTGGTAATTATCCTCGTTCAGGAAGGTATCTAAAGAAACGtgcatgtatttttcttttttaagaagtCTGGAACTACTCTCTCCAAACAGGCATGTACTTGTTTCTTTCAACAGGCAATTGCCAGCAAGGTCAAGTGGAGTGCTCTCCTTGCCAGGCCCTGCTGTGCTTGACTGAGCCATCTGAAGAAACAGGGCTCTGGAATTCTGTCCACATCCCCTGCTTTCTTGAAGGCTTTGATACTCTTCCTGTACAGCAGTAATCAAGATGTGCTGGTGTTCCTAGTAACCATAGCAACAAGAACCCAATTTTATCTTCCTAAGGGCACAGTCAAAATCAATAGATTTAAACACATTTATATTGGGTGATGCCCTGTTGTTGGACATCAGAATACATATTGTCTCAGTAGTATTATGTCCTGTTTTGAATGTTTGCTGTGCCATAGCACATGGATGTGTTTTCATGGCAGTGATCACCTTCAAGGCAACTGGTCCCCTGTTTTGTGTTCTTCTAAGTATCAGGATGTAAGTATTGACAGGGAGTATTATGCTCCCTGTTTATTTTGTTTCCCAAAGGGGACAGGAATCATTTTGAAGAGTTCAAAGGCACTAGCAGTGATGATGCAGGGGTCTGCACCAAAGATCACATGGTTTGGGAGTTCCCTTAAGGCACTCCTTCCATTGAAAGCAGAAACAAAAAAAGTGCATGCAACTGGCTTAAGGTTTACAGTGGTAAACCTTTCCAAGGATTCCATAGATCCTTGTTCTAAAATAAGCTGGACAAGGGTCCCCCCAACCCCTGGGCCTGCTATGGCACTACCTGATATTTCTGTCCTAATGAaatgactgaataaataaataaataataaacaccgCTAGCACGGTGTTTCTGGAGCTAGATGTCTAGTATCACTATTGTTGGTCTGGgttttgctcttctctctctgcacTTTGGCCTCTAGTTGGCTCACTGGGTTGAGCTACCGGCTTTGTTTTACTGGGCTATTCCTGAATTGTGCAAGAACTTGAATAAGGCATCATCCAATGCTGGCTCAAGGTGTTATGGTGGCCAATTTTGCTCTGGCGCCCCCACACTCACACGCAGGCAGAGGGCACACAGCCCCTCAGGCACATACTTTCTTGCGCAGCAGCGGCTCCCATGACAGCGGAACAGACCCTACCTGCATTCTTTTGGCTGCCCCCTCTCCTTCTTGCCCCTTCTTCCCCTGGTCCCCCCTCTCTTTATACATGACTCCAACGCTGGCCACACTGCACAGCTCCCCGGGCTGCATCCAGCCTCCCCTCTGATTGCACTGGCCTCACTCCCTGGTGCTGCGCATCCCCCTCCAGCAGTTTGTTGCTGCATGCATCCCCTTCCCCGATTGCATGGCACAACGTTCTCTGAGTGTTCCATGCTTTGCATGCTGGTGTAGCCTCCCCATGCTGCATGGTTAGTTGGATGGTTTGGAAGTGGATGTACCCTACAAATGACGAACCTCTTAAAAACACTGAACCTGCTCCCTTCTGTTGGGCAAGTTCCTCACCTGAGCTTCTGCTTCCCCTCACTCTGGTGCTGCTCCCCCGCCCTGCGGCATGGGCCTGTGCCGTGCATTGGATCACGTGTCCACGCAGAGAAGCTGGAAGTGACTGGTTGCAGGCAGCCGTAGACTGGCTGCCCCACACTCATCTCTGACCGCGCTCCCTCCACCCCGCCACTCATGCTGCAAGAAGAGATGTGCACTTGACTGCCCGCACTATCGGTCATGAACTTGACTACCCACTGCGTGGGCTGGCAGCACAAGCCACCAGCATAGTGCGGGTCAGCGGTGCAGCCACTGGTGGCTCTTTGGTTTTTTGGTGCCCTTAAATCTCAGTGCACTTTGGCCACCATTGATGGCCTTGCTCACCAATGCTTTTGGCCTTTGGCACACTAATCTGAAGGCTACAAATCAGTTTGTTGATGCCCATGTACAGGTCATATAAGGTCTAGATGTGGCTTAGTGTGGGAGATTCTACCTCCATGGAGGGTGGGCTGGATGATCTTTGAATTACATCCATCTTTTACAATCTTTGTCTGCCTCTTTGCAACATCTGTCCTTCTCATTTTCATAAATTGTTGTGCACTTAAGTTCATTGCCACAGGATTGATTCTCCATCACCATCTTATTTCTCCTTCATGTGACATATATTCTGTCTTGGCATTTGATAATCTTTGTTGTTTACTCAAAGCCTGCAGGGCCATTTTTGTCACTGCTGTATTCCAAGACCCAGCTTCTGTTTCTACATTGTACTTCTCAGGTTTCTAACTCCTGTTACATGAGTTAGAAGTGAATATTCCATGCTTTCATAATGTAATttttttcatatgcaactaggctGGGTTGTTGAAAGCCAAGCCTACACCATACATGATCCAGCAAGCTGTTTGTGACTgtctgtcatggcccagacctctgagtcagaagagtcagaggaggagcgggagggcttggttgggagagcaggctcagaagcacagcaggaggatctggctgtgagaacagactctagaGCTGAGGTGAGGTGGCAGAAGACAGGAATCTGAatagctggcagagatgaggactgaggagactgatcaggaagaaactggaatttcacctgtgttaagaagacgtctcaagagaaaggctcagtgggagacaagcaggtgcaagatctcacaggagaggaaatagaaatgctgagtcaggaaagcctgattggctctCGAGCCCTACATCAAGCGGACGCTGTTCCTGAAatggtactgtcagcaacgttgccttccGCAGACAGTGTCCCTCGTACTTAGAATAGTAcaccctttcttgtttcagcctgtccttgttctgttccttccttgctcctttgtttcagttattgctcagatatcgtagaggggggtacctagtttagtttcaagggactttattttgcttatactactttacctttgacagtcattcttcgctttcgtctgtgcagctaagctgctgttcttatctacagaattttgatcttgactcacagaagtggagctggagggatcgTAAATCTTGTTGGGTCAGCCATGCCAACAGATGTATGACACCGTCTCTCAGCTATCTGGCACTCCAAAACTGCCCTCTGCCCTCCCTACCACCCCCAAGGGGCATCTGATTGTGTTCCTGCAACATGCAACTCCCCAAACTTCTCATTGACCCCCAAAGCTACATGCAAGGGGAATCCCATGTCCTTTCCTTGCCCGTCCAACACCCCAAAGCGGCTCATCGctctccccaccactttccctgCCACTGTCCAGGTGTGAGTGGGTCAGTTCCACACTTTCATTTGAAAGGAACACAGTGGTTTGACAAGGAAAGGCTTAACTTTATTTGGCAAACAACACAATTGCAGCCCTTTCACTAGCAAGGCGGGGGCAGGTGCTTGCAATCGCCTGTTGCCCTGATGCTGCAGGTGTGCGCATTGGCCCTGTGCATCCATCAGTGGTTAAAAGGCCGGCGAGCGCTTCCAGTATCACAAACCTGTCCATCCTGGCAGTGGCTCAGAGGGAGATGCACCCAGGCATGTCTCACGGAGGCCATTCGCACAGCCTGCACAGCCCTTGTGCTGCCAGTGATCCTCAGGGACTGTGCTGCTGAGCATCATCcctttctcctccaccaccttctTTACCCTTTGGATGTGCGGCCGggtccacaggctcctccagcaGGATGTCTCCCCTCATCTCACAGATATTAtggaggatgcagcaggccacaAGCACTTTGGGCACAAGATCCTCCTCCATGTCGAGCAAGGTGTAGAGTGCTCAGCAGCAGGCCTTCAGCCTCCCAAatgcctgctccaccaccatcctGACACTGCTGTGCCTGTGGTTGAAGTTCCTCTCCAGGGCCTTTTCTGTGTGCACGATAGTGTGTGACCAACCACTCCTGCAGGCTGTACCCCTGGTCCCCAAATATCACCAGCTTCGCCATTCTCTCACCCACCCAGATTCCTGTGCAGAGCTTGGAGGTGAGAGGGATGGTCCAGGAAATGGCTGTGTCATGGGTCCTGCCAGACATCCCAGTATAGACTTCCATGAAGTGGCCCGTGGAGTCCACCACACCTTGCACGACCGTGGTATAGTAGTGCTTCCACCCAAAGTACTCATTGtgccattccccccctccccaaatctcaATGTGTGTCCTGTCCATACAGCccaggacacccaggaacccCTGCTCCGCAAAGCCTGCCATCACCTTCAGTGAGGAAGACCATGTTCTCCCTGAACATTTCCACCAGCAGGTCCACTACTTCCCTGACTATCCCACAGATGGTTGGATTGCCAACCATAAACAAGTTGCTCAGGGTCAGGTAGTTGGAGTTGGAGACCAGCTTGTAAGCAGTTATGGCAACCTTCCTCCACACAGAGAGCGTGTGGTGCATCACCACGTCCTGCTGGTGGAGAATGGACTCCATCTTGCTTGCCAGGTAGTTGAAGGTTGCCCTAAACTTCCTGAAGCTTTTGATGAAAGTACTCATCATCCCACTCATCGGCGTTCTCCATGGACCTCCATGTACACGGACAactcccacctccctccctcagacCACTCATCTTCTAGGGCCTAGATGGCAGAGGAGAGGGGCCCCAGGTGACTCTGGCCAGCTTCAGCAGCCGCTCTTGAGCACACAATAAGCCACTTGCATCTTATGGAGACCTCAAAGAACCTTGCAGCCTCCttacaggcagcagcaccaccatGGGGACCTAAGCTCTGCAGGGCCAGCAGAAAACGTTTCCTTTTCCATGCTGTTTGTGTCacttcctcctccatggtgctGAGGACCATCCTGTGCCTGCCCTGCCATAGCAAAACATTTCCTCTGTTGCCATGAGGCATGTCGTGTGATGGTGTACGCCCTCATGGGAGCTTGAATTGTGCACTCTGGGcatcaggtggtggtggtggtcgggAGTGCCCGACAACCTAGTTCTCACCACCAACAGAGGGGTGTTGCTCCAGGGAGGGGGGTTGTCAGTCCTGAGTTGCCCACAAAGTGCACAGTTTGGGACAGCTAGCTCTCAGCCGATCAGCCCCCACCCTATGGCTTGATGCCAGTGGAGCTCCAGGGGATGCCCAGTGTCTGGCCCCCACTTATGAAATGCTCCCTACTTCTTTGGAAGAAATTAACTGCTTTGTTGCATTTGCCTGTGAGGTGAGGAGCAAGTGTGATGAAATGAAACTACTTTGGTACAAAATGTgtactgctgctgcctgtttgAAGGGGCCCTGCTGgggtgtgcagcagcagcactgcactgtgtgctgcccacccacccatgtttcTGCATGCATGGCCATCTGCTTGGCTGCAGCGGTGGAACATGTGCAGCCCTGAGTGCTACAGTCTCCCAACTGTGAACCTCcccacttaaaaacaaacaaacaaaaaacacccaataatcggggggggggaggaagaggaggaaggttgtgtctctttaaagttccccGCTTGTTTCACAGTTGCCAGGCAGAATGCAGATGAAAGAGGAGGAtggcagggggtggagctgcttcTCCGAGAGGTGGCCAGCAGAAGCTGCAGCGTGCATAGAGGAACCATGTCCCTGGGAAggtctgcccctcctcctctatGATTGCGGTTTGGAATTGGTATGGAACCACGGTTATTGTAGCTCCTGGAGTCGGATGTAATGCCTCGGTGGCCAAAGTTCAGGTCTCCGTggcgaacctttgtgcaaactgaaggttcaaattggtttgccAAGGCAAACCAaaggtcacttttgccatgaaacgTACTGGAGTTacaacttctgccccatttaactccagtttggcgtTACGTATGAACCGGATCTTAgtttagggtttttgttttttggtgtggttttttttaaagctgccttgAGAAATGATGTTTTTAAATGCATGTTATTAATGCATAAAATGTACATTTCTGCTTtgagatttttgttgttgaaattgGTATAAAACTATTcctaaataaatgcaaaaaaattaCATTTGCACGTTTCATGAGCAATAGAAGCAAATAATTCCTGAACATGTACAACTGTATGCAACAAGTTGTGTTAAGCTACCTTTGCTTAAAATTCCTTTGCTGAACGTGATGCGAATTTTCAATCTCAGTTTTGAAATCTATGTTAATATGAACTATATTATATTACTATAGTATTACAAATAGTAATAATTTACTGGATACTCCAGAGGTATCCAGTTTATTATATTTCAATTATTGTCCCATTTTCAAATAAAAAACTTAGTTATTGCATCAAAAATGTGTTTGAGACAAATCAATAACTGAAGGtataaaggactacttaattcaGTTAGGGTACGCTGCAACAACTGAAAACTGACTTAATGTTTtaatatgagatgatgatgatgattacatttatatcccgctcttcctccaaggagcccagagcggtgtactacatacttgagtttctctttcacaacaaccctgtgatgtaggttaggctgagagagaagtgactggcccagagtcacccagcaagtatcatggctgaatgggaatttgaactcgggtctccccagtcctagtccaccactctaaccactacaccacgctggcttgctAAGTGGTGGTCTCTAAGTTGTggaaaccaggggcgtaactactattaggcaaggggaggcggctgcctgggggcccccacgccccTGGTGgaaactactgctactacaaatatgtatatactactttttaaaaaaaagttctcaaagctggttatatagaaaataataataataataataataataataataataataataataaataagatggttccttgtctcaAAAGAGCACGCAACCTAAAATGCTTTGCATATGAAAACCTGAAAAATACTTAAGTAAATACTTTACTATACAAAAGGACAAAATTACAGGTATTTTGTAGTGTGTGTTCATGTTGCTACCAGAGTGCTCTGCAGGTAGACTAATGATGGGAAGAAAACAAGAATTAGTTGGCTTCGCCTGATATTGCTAACTGATCTGCTTACTCTTGGCTCTACTCACAATTATCTCTGCCTTTTGTTACCACTGGCTCTGCCCATCATTACCTGCCCTGTCCTCTGCCCCACCATTCCCAGGGACTACTAGCCACCACTGTGAAATGGGCTTGGAAAAGGTGTAAACTTTAGTGCCTGTTCAGGTGATGGTCAGGACAAAAGAGTGTTTTTGTTCCCAGTCTTTAAAGAGAGTTCTCAAAGCTGACCGCATCTCAAAGTAGTTTAAATAGATGGGTACTCCTCAAAGCCTTGCATGCTCTCCAGTGCATTGATTTTTCTTTGTCCATTGGAACTTGGCCTTCTTTTCACCTGCATAGCAATGGGGGAGTTTTTCCATGTGGGTTTTCCACCAGTCAAGCTCTTACTACCCATTCTCTGACCCTATAAAGAGACCAGGTTTCCTCCTCCTTCTAAGCCACCAGATGCATAGTTACACTGCTGACTGTGCTCCTGTGGCAAGCCTCCAGTCACCGATATGGacaaaagaaaaggggagggggcagaagcaggCTGTCTACTAACATTGCTTCTATTctgccctcaggaacaacaaagaacaaggctcctcctcctccatctatGTGATaggccttcagatatttgaagatggccgTTATTTCCCCTCTTAAGCATGGGAGAAAGAGGGACCATAGCAGAGCTTGATGCTAGCAGCCGTTTGGTGGGTCAGAGCAGGGCTGCATGCTGGGGATTGAGCCAGGTTCCATGATTAAATTCTTAGGCTTCATGGTGAGTTGGCGACTAGATTTGTTGAGGCCTATGTAATGAGAGAGTAAGTTTGTCCCAATCATGCAGACAGTGCTAGTGTATTTAACTGTATATATAGTGTATATAACTGAGTGATGTGCCTTTTAAAAGATATCACATGTGGCCAAATATTCTTTATGTGAACCATGTGGTAGATTATCAAGGATATCTTTTCTGGAGAAAGGACTCTTACTCTCTGATGCCTCTCCTGGTTTTGATTTTCTCTCAAAAGAGCTCTACAGTGACAGGCAGCTGCATTAGCAGTCACTTGTCGCCTGTGAACCAGAGGCTGCTGCCATGGGGAGTGAGTGCCTGATACAATTCCTTGCTTTCAGAGAGCAGATTGGATTGTTTTTGAAGCAATTTCAGAGTGCTGAAGAATGTCTGAGAGAATAGATGTCATTTCACTGGAAGATGATTTAACCCAGATGGACCTGCCTAGGAGCAGCTGTTAGCTGCTGTGGGATAAATGATTGCAAATGTCACTTCAGTCAGCAGTTGTTGCACAAACAGAAGACAAATGTATTGGTCACCTCCTATGTCCCCACCACTCTGAAAGAATGAAAGCTCAAACTACAGAATCACACCAGCATGTTTCTCTGACTCTGAATCTGGATGGCTGCATCAAACCAGGATGGATTTATTGATATCCATGATTGCCTAGTAGCATATACAATGCAGCCCATGTGGGGGCGTGAGGATTCTTTTCAAAACTCCTCTTGTTTCTAGCACTTCTGAAAGACCAGAGCCCCAGTTTGCCTGCAGAGAGACTTGCTTCCAGGACATCTAGCTTGGAAGAGGAGAAGTGGCAGCTGAAGAGAATCGGAACTCCTGTGGACTCTTGCTCTTGGCATAGCATAGCTTTGTGGGATCACTGTCAGTGGGAGCGGGGAGGCCTTCCAGTGTCAGGTAGATAGCAGGTTTTGGATGATGCAACTGTACAACATTTTATTTTTCCCTAGAGGACTGATTGGCAACATGTCAATTCACCTACATGTTAAAAGGTGCAAACTGCTGGGAGTACTGAAACCACTCTCTGCCCCTTTATCTGTGTGAGGCAAAATGTGTGTCCCATTCTTAATTAGGTTGGGTTTCTTGGTGTAAGAGGGGTCCTATTCTGGAATAATTCCTAATATGACCCTGGGAGCAAGTTTTAATGTGCTTGTGCTCTTGAAAGTCCAGAGCATCAGCATACTGTGCTACTGGAGTGAGAGTACTGGAAAAGCTGTCAATAGAGGGTTGTGTGATAAATTTATAGAAAGTGGAGGAAAATGGGCTTCTTGCCCAAATGTATGTATCTAGTAAGGGgttcctagagcagggctgcacaatttcagccctgcTGAAGaagttggactacacctcccataatccctgacaattggcctctgtggctgaggatgatgggagttgtagtccaaaaatagctggaaggccctctctctctctctctctctctctctctctatatatatatattcattctctctcactcctttgtttttctcttctctttcccttcctcttaAAAACTCTAGATTGGCAATGATGCGCCTGTTATGACCCACTTGTGAAAAGCCATTATTTACAGGGGTTGCTTAGTAACTGATTACAGCTTTCTTAACCTATttttctgctttccccctctAGGTCAAGCTGGGAACTTCCAGATTTGAGAGAAGGGCGTGTAAAAGCCATCAGTGACTCTGATGGAGTGAGCTACCCATGGTATgggaacaccacagaaacagtgACCTTGATTGGCCCCACCAACAAGGTCTCCAGGTTTTCAGTCAGTATGAATGATAATTTCTACCCCAGTGTGACATGGGCTGTCCCCGTGAGTGACAGCAATGTGCCACTGCTAACCAGGATCAAACGGGATCAAAGCTTTACTACATGGCTCGTAGCCATGAATATAACTACAAAAGAAAAAATTATCCTACAGACAATAAAATGGAGAATGAGAGTAGACATTGAAGTTGATCCAATGCAGCTTTTGGGCAAGCGAGCTCGGTTGGTGGGGAGGACTCAACAGGAGCAGCCCAAAATTCTGAGTAGAATGGAACCCATCCCACCAAATGCACTAGTGAAACCCAATGCCAATGATGCCCAGGTCCTCATGTGGAGGCCTAAGCGAGGCCCGCCTTTGGTGGTGATACCACCCAAATAGAGGATGACCTTTACTGTACAAATGAGGGCTTTTGCCACCAGTGGTGTGGATATCTGAGCCAAAGAAGACCTCTCAAGTTCACCTGCCTTTTGTAACTGCAAGTGGGAAGAGGGCTTCTTCAAGATAATATAACATGGCGATGGCCAACACTGTGCCACAGGAGAATAGCTGGGCCTCTGACTTTGGAAGAAGAGTCTGTACAAGTCCACACTTCAACGGTATTCTCATAGGAAAACAGGCTTATTTTATTGGTGAAACACAAGGATCAAAAGAGTGATTTCCAGTGCCTATGGCTAATGCTGCTTCCCAGCCAATTAGATGTAGTTACGGAGGCCGTTTTTACCAGACATTCATGGGCTTCCAGTATGTTGCCTAGTCTCTGACCTCATGGGATAGGACAGGATGGGATGGCATATTACCATAACATTATACCTATGCATTTTTGATTGATAATCAAAATTATCACCCTATTCATTGGAATGAAGAGAATGTTTACAAAGAGGAAAAACTACTTGTGCCATCTACAGCTTTGCTTTTGTAGAAAGAGTGGCTGTCTCTACaggagctatccatggtgctGAACTGAAGCACAACTTGAACTACCAATAATCTCATCTACCATCCCTGAAGATAATTTATTGGAACTAATGGAGTTAAGACTTCTTGCATGTTTCTCAGTGTGTTTCAAGTAGTTGTAAATGTAGGAACTCTGCCATAGTTTCCAATGCTCGGTGAAATCCAAGGTAAATGAACTAGCTACACCCGAGTATTTAAAATACACTATTGTTTCCAAACATCCCCAACTCTGCTTTTTATATGAGCAGAATTAATCTATAGTCCAAAAGGTGGTCTGCATACAGTATGTTTTTCCAGCTAAGGGCAAAGGGATCATTAGTTGTATTTAGCATGGGAGGGAGACTCGCAATTTTATAGATAGTTTTGGCACCATGATGCTCATTATCAATGCTGAAAAAAAACATTTCTAATCACCTTGGTAGAGGTTGGAGGATCCAGATTGCCATTAAACATGGGAATGGGAAACACTTCATTAGAATCCCGGCACATCTCCAACCCCTCCCAGGCTGTGACATCATTACTCATTAATGGGGAAAGGAGGACACACAGAGAGGTGGTGTAGCTGTACAGCCCTTGTAGAGCAAGAATATTGCCTTGTTAAGTGGAAAGTCAGAGCTGTCCATAATAATCTTAACCGGGCTAGATGCCACCCATGTTCCAGAGGAGAAGTTTCCtgatctccaccccaccccattttgcaTGTAgccaaaataatatttttagaCCTCACTATATAATTGAGGAGGAATACATGAACTTTTGTTGGGCAATGAAAATTGGCATATAATGGGAATTTACTTTCTCATGTTCTTGAGCACTTGTAGTCAGAGCTACAAATTGGTCTTGCTTCTGTTTGTTATGGTAATAATGCTATGATAGAAAATGAAAGAGATTGTGTGGATGTTAGCTCATGAAATCTCCAGCAACTagtttcagttttctttttctaCACTGTTGTTTACCTCCAAGCAATAAATTTTATAGGAAGCTTGGAAGAGAACAGTAATGCAGATTATGTTCAagttctgggtttgtttgttttttggtcctCCACCAGTGTGAATGGAATTTTAGCAGCCCTGTGAGCAAAGGTGTTGTAGAAAATTCTGCAGAGGGTAGAAAAGACTGCCATCAGTTGCAGAATGACATGAGGGACATAATGTTTTGGATAGAAGCTGCTGTATGAATTCATAGATTAGAGCTGCAGAGTAGATGGAAGCTCGTGGTGCTACTTGCCACGTTCAGGAACTGTTAGTTGTGCAATCCATACTGGCAGAGCATATGTGGCATCCTACTATGCCCATAAGAATTCTATAAGTAGTTAACTAGTAATACTTACTATTGTCATTCTTGAGTTAGCAAAGAAAACATCCAAAGAGAGTGATGCACTTTCCAGTGAGGAAAGTGTTCTAATATCAGTCATTTCTTTAATTACTGTTCTCCAACGTCCGCCATTCTCTTGGCAGTGAAAATTCTCTGCTGCAAATTCTCTGGAATTCAGTCTTCTGAAAGGAAAATAACTTTGCAATCTCCCCACAAGTACCTTTCTGCCTTTGGAGTTGTTTCTTGGTTGTCATGGCAGAAGGTTTAAACAGCAAGTCCTCATTATAGCATTAGCACTCACTTCTGGGCTTCATCTTGTTACTGCACTTCCCTTTTTTACAGTCCACTGCAGAACATGCTCTCTCTTAGCTGACATAGATTATTGCCATTGCCACATGTGTGAGAGCGTCCAAGCATCCGAGATATCAATAGGGATATGTTCAAAATGCAATTTGGCATCtgaatcgcagcacaatccctttttaactgagggcttccacagctcCTTCAACACAGAGGAAAGTAGGTCTATCCCTGCTCTACCTCCGCTCATTGCCATTACCGTACTCATGGCGCTGTCCCCCAGCTGCCAGCACACAAATGACCACCGTGCATGTACGGAGGCAATTTGCATGCTGGCGCTGTGCAGGGGAAACTAGGGGAGAGTGCTGCCAGCACAAGCAGATAGCTGGGAGGGAATGCCATGAATATGATAATGGCGGAGAGCAGAGGAGGTGCTCTCCtttgtgttaaaggggctgtagaagccctcagttttaaagggattgtgctgtgacTC contains:
- the FAM78B gene encoding protein FAM78B isoform X3; this encodes MNDNFYPSVTWAVPVSDSNVPLLTRIKRDQSFTTWLVAMNITTKEKIILQTIKWRMRVDIEVDPMQLLGKRARLVGRTQQEQPKILSRMEPIPPNALVKPNANDAQVLMWRPKRGPPLVVIPPK
- the FAM78B gene encoding protein FAM78B isoform X2, with the translated sequence MSSWELPDLREGRVKAISDSDGVSYPWYGNTTETVTLIGPTNKVSRFSVSMNDNFYPSVTWAVPVSDSNVPLLTRIKRDQSFTTWLVAMNITTKEKIILQTIKWRMRVDIEVDPMQLLGKRARLVGRTQQEQPKILSRMEPIPPNALVKPNANDAQVLMWRPKRGPPLVVIPPK
- the FAM78B gene encoding protein FAM78B isoform X1, whose translation is MGCLQSVACKARVRRENIVVYDVSASIEPGATAIEETSPIVLRYRTPYFRAAARVLMPPIPRHHTWVVGWIQACNHMEFYNTYSDLGMSSWELPDLREGRVKAISDSDGVSYPWYGNTTETVTLIGPTNKVSRFSVSMNDNFYPSVTWAVPVSDSNVPLLTRIKRDQSFTTWLVAMNITTKEKIILQTIKWRMRVDIEVDPMQLLGKRARLVGRTQQEQPKILSRMEPIPPNALVKPNANDAQVLMWRPKRGPPLVVIPPK